The genomic DNA CGGAATCGTAGCAAATGATATTTTGCCATAACCGTCAAGCTCAAAGCGTAAGCGAGCGTGTTATACTGTCAAATAGACAGACGCGCTTGCGTTTCGTGCTTACATGGCGAATAATTCAATTACGCAGCGGATTTCTCTGGCTTAGATGCCATTTCACCGAGAATCAGGCCGCCCCGTAACGCTGAGAAGCGGATGTTGTGAACGCGTCTGACTTGAGAAATTCGGATCGGCAATTCAATTTCAGAAATCGCCTGAGTAAACATTTCATCCGTTCCGGCTGGGCCTGCCAGAGTCCCACCAATGACTAGTGGAACTTGCTTAGGAATGAGAATGCCATCCTGATTCAACTCCTGTTGAATTCGGTGCATCGCCATGAAGGCGATCTCGCGATACTGATTCCTCAACTCCAGGGTACGGGAATCGGAAATGTGGTTGAGTGTCTCGACACCTTCCCGCCAGATTCGTATCGGGCGGACATCGAGCACTTCACGTCCATCCTGCAGACGGACAAAGCAGTTCTGCGAAATGGCGATCTGTCGATCGACTCGCTGACCGCCACAAGGCATCGTAAACCGGGCAAGTTCACGAGTTTGGTAAACAAACGAAACATCCAGAAGTGTCGCACCCATTTTGATGCCAACACCAGTAAAACCGGAACCGGAACATTCGGAAAGAATTAATGCCAGACCCGGTGAAATGACCTCGGGCGTATACCCTCGAAGTTTCACCAGTTGAGTCAGAAACCGAACCTCCTCCTGACTACTCGAATCTTGATCATCCTGCGAAGCAATGACGATACAAGGGGAGTTCGTCTTGGTCGGCACAGGTAGCAAGCCTTCTACCAGTGCGCCAAGAAACTGACGAGAAACCGGATCGTCTTTTCGCAAGTGACCATTTTCCAATGCCGACTGCAAAGGTAATGTCAGCAATTCCGCCAGTTCATTGGCAGCATTTCCGTAAACGATGATGCCTGCATCACAACGAGCAAACTCCTCGCTATGGCGTTCGAGAATTTTACGGCGAGATTCATTCGCATCGATGACGAGATAGTCGGTTGAAATCCGACGCGCCAGCAATCGAGTTCCCTCACGTCGCAACGAACGAAATTCGCCGCCTCCAAATTCGATTGCGATATTCATAGTCAGCTTCAATTCTTACGCGGAATATGTGGCCAGAGGCCCGAAGTGTCATTGAATACGTTGCTTCTCAATGACGGGTTAAACTTCTCTGAGATTGACTTTTCTATCTCAAATTCGGTGTCGTTTGTTGAAAGAAGTCTGAAGACGTATGTTCCATTCCGACCTGTCCCTGCCATTGAACATCTTCGCGAGTAATACGAAATGTCGGCCCTGATCCAATTTTTGGTTTGGATTCTGCATTCACTTTTGGTGTCTGAATATGTGGCTTCGGAATTTCGTGAGCCGCATCGACGCGGAACTCATAATGCAAATGTGGTTTGCCAAAAAATTTCATTTCCCGAGGCATTAAGACTCGCTCTTCGATGGTCGGTAGGCGATCCTCTGTCAACGCCTGGAGAAGTGCCTCTTCCTCAGACGGTGCAATTGGAGTCGTCTGTCGTTGAGATTCAACCACAGGGCTTTTCACGAGCGGTTTCACATCTCTGGTCTTCACGACGGGCTCTTTTTCCAGTTCGTCATCAGAGGTGAATTCAGGCTGTTCTAAGTGTGTTTTCACAGAAGCAAAAATCACCGTAAATACTCCGACAATGACAATTCCCCCTGCAATTAAGCCAATGAACGAGGATTGATTGGGCTCGTTGACATCAATCGGATTCGGAATCACTTCATTCGCGGCTGCCAGATGGATTTCTTCATTACTGACAGGACTGAGCAATGACTCGCTGGTGTTTTCTCCCAGGAAGGATTCATTCACAAAGCTATCAAAGCTGGTCTCGAACGAAGGAACGCTCGAAACGCCGTCAACACTCTGCCCGCTCTCAGGCTGATACGAAATGCGACTTTCTTTGGTATTAGACTGTGATGACATGCCCGCTGCGACTGGAGCGGAGCTCTGTGGGATGACCATCATTCCCATTGTTGGATCTTGAAGTGGAGAATCGATTCGCAGTTCTGGTCTCATCGCCTGCATGTTGTTCTCAGGATTCGGCTGGACGGATTGCATCAACGTCGGCAGGCTGAACTCCGGCACCGAAGCCAATGGCTCAGGTTCGGAGACAATTTTTGCAGGGGCATTTTGTGTGATGGGGACTGGCTGTAAATCCGTTGAAATCCCGTTGTCCTTCAACCATCTGTTTTGATTCTGTGTCTCTGGTTGGTAGTCATTTGCTGATTTCTCACTTTTCGCTTCTGGATTGTTTGGCTCACCTAAAATCGATGGCAAACGTGGTAGCGAATTTCCGTTGACGAGCTTCGAGGGGACTTGAAGAACCATACCGTCAGAAAGTTCGTTCACTTCTCCCCGGCTACGAGGTCCGGCAATCAGTTGAACTCCCTGAGCCACTTCGGCAGGCTGTTTCAGCCAGGTCGTCAGCAACTCGTCTGTTGTTAATTCCGGTTTCCAGAGTGGCATGACTACCGCATGATCCTGCAGGCCGACCAGAACGATATGTCCATAATTCGATTTTCGAGTCGCTGGCTGATGATGTGTTGCCCGAACAACCAGTGAGTTTGCGGTCGATTTTCCATTCGTATTTTCATGATCATACGAGATCACTTTTGCCCGACTCGGAGAGCCTTCAGCAATAATCACCACATCCCCTGCCCGTAGGGTGTAATCCATTTGAGACTGGTAGAACAACACAATCCCGGCTCTTCCACCACGCACAATCTGGACTTTCTGACCAGCAGTTTCAGTCAATCCGCCTGCCTGAGTAACCATGTCTGCAAGAGTGAGCGTGCGGCTTTGCAGCTGATAGGTTCCAGGTTCATTGACCGCGCCGATGATCGCCACGGTTGGGGAAGTTACTTGAGATGATTTTGGCGAATCAAACTGAATAATCTTAGGAGCCGCCTGGCATATCGTTACGGAGAAGGCTCCAATCAGAAATGCGAAAAAGTATCCGCAAAACCGCATGGATTTCATAATCTGACCCGTGACAATCATCCTGATGTCCCCTAATCGACAAAACTTCATGTTCTGCAGACCGTGATATTTCTCTTAGGAAAAAGCTAATTGGAACCCGCGCACTACGATCGCGCAACGAGTTCATTCGCTATAATCGAGATAATCGGCACATCACGATCGAGACATTGATGCAAATCTGCCTGACTTCCCTGATCGGACAGGCTTGGGGTGGTGGTAGTTAAAATGCACAAGATAGGGCGGGTTTGAAATGTGGTTCGGCAGCTTTTTCTTCTGGATTGTTTTCTTTCCCGTGATCCTGATTGCCGGGATCTTCCTCTTTTTCATCATCTACGCAGCGACCGGAATGTCATTTCTAGACTTCCTGGGCGTGATGTTCGACTCCGGCACCAAACTCACCTGCTGGCACTGCGGCCGCGAAACCCCCTGCGACCGTAAGCATTGCAAACATTGCGGTAAAGAGTTGCAGTAAAACTGTAGGTCAGGCGAGCCGAGTCAGTCATGACTCGGGTATTTTCAAGATTATTGTGCGATGGGTGGCTGGGGTCGAACGAAGTGAAGCCCCCAGAATGATCGTCTATCTGGGGGCTTCACTTAGTTCGACCCCAGCCACCCAGGGCTAAGGACTATGCATTTTGTCTGATCAGGAAATACTCTTTAGCACTGTATCGATTGTCCCTCGCAGAACATTCGCAGAGTTCTGCAGTCCCATCCGTTCTTTCGGCCAGAGGTCGATTTCGACATGTCCCAGAACACCGGCTCGTCCGACGACTGTCGGGACGGAGATGCTCACATCCCGCAAGCCGTAGGCTCCGTTCTGGAGTGAAGAGATCGGCAGAATCCTCTGTTTGTCCAGAGCAATGCTATGCACAACCTCGGCGATGGAAACGCCGACCGCGAAACCGGCTCCGCCCTTTTTCTTGATCACTTCTGCTCCGCTGCCGCGAGTTTTCTTTTCGACTTCGGCAATCAAAGTACTGCTCACGCCCGGCCATTTGTCCAAAGGCAGTCCCGCGATTTGAGCGGCTGACCAGATCGGTACCATGCTGTCGCCGTGCTCGCCGAGAATCAAGGTTTGCACTTGAGTCGCAGGAACATCGAGACGATGAGCCATCATGCCACGCAAACGAGAGGTATCGAGAACGGTTCCCAGTCCAATCACCTGATGCGGTGGCAAGCCAAGTTCCTGCAAGGCGAGGAAGGTGAGAACATCGACAGGATTGGAGACGACAAAGACGATGGCATCTTTCTTCGTTCCAACCCTTTTCAGGTCGGCCAGAATGTTTCGGAACAGCGCCACGTTTCGATTGATCAGATCGAGTCGACTTTCTTCCGGCTTACGACGCAATCCCGCGGTGATAACAATCACATCGGCATCGCGAGACGCTTCCGGTCCACCGGATGTGATCTTCTGGTCGGCCATGAAGGTCGCCCCGTGAATCAGATCCAGAGCCTGCCCCTCAACAAGATCCTGATTGACATCCACCAGAGCAATCTCACGAACGATTCCGCCACCCTGCAAAGCAAAAGCCGCACAGGAACCAACCAAACCACCACCACCAATAATACTGACCTTCATGATGTCTCCACTCGTTCTGTGCGGAATTAAGAACCGCTTAACCGGTGCGAATAAACGCACTTTGCATTCGATATCGGTGCGTCAAGACGCACCCTACTATTAACTATTAACCAGCGACTATTTCCCCAACGCAGCCATCACCTGTTCGGTGATCATTTTCACGAGCTGATCGGTATCGATCTGACCGTTGTTGTTATTCATGCTGCAAGCTTGACCGTTCTGCTCGTAAGCAGGTTTCTGCAGGTAGCCCGGATAAGATGGAGCTTTTTCGAAGGACTTCTGCTGTGGCATATTTTCTTTGTAGCCATCACGGAAGGCACTGTTGCCGCACAGATCGCAATCTTCGCTGTGGAAGCGGGGGTCGTCAAAGCCGAGCTTCTTTTTCAGATCGATCAACTCACGGCTCTTCTGCTCGTTGAGGTATGTCACTCCGCCGAGCTGCTTGGATAGAATCAGAATGCGGCAATAAGCATCCAGAATTTCCGTCTTCCAGTAAGCTTCCTGCAAATCCTTACCGAAGCTGACGGTGCCGTGATTGTTGAGGATGATTGTGTTGGTCGCCTTCAGGAAAGGGACAACCGTTTCCGCGAATTCGAGTCCGCCGGGAGTTTCGTAGGGAGCCATCGGGACTTCGCCCATGAAGACTTCGACCTCGGGCAGAATACACTGAGGAATCGGCTCGCGTGTTACTGCAAATGCTGTGGCGTGAGGCGGATGACAGTGAACGACGGCTTTGACATCGGGCCGTTCTTTCATGATCGCCAGATGCAATAGGATTTCGCTGGTTCGCTTTCGCTTCCCGGCCAGCTGATTTCCATCCAGGTCGACCGCACAGATATCATCCGGCTCCATGAATCCTTTGCAGATCATGGTCGGCGAACAAAGCACTTCGTTTTCACCAACACGGATGGAAATGTTTCCATCGTTGGCAGCAGCGAAGCCTTTGTTATAAACACGACGCCCAATCTCACAGATCTGTTCTTTGAGCTTACGATCGTTAATTCCACTATTCCAACGGTTTTCCATGATGTACTCCTGTAATGGCCAGTGGCTAGTGTCCAGTGGCTAGTGTATTAGGTTAGTGAGTAGAGAATGGCCAGTGTTAAGTGGCCAGAGGTTTGTGTTTATCTATCTTGTAAGGAACGTCTTAGACCGCTCAGCATGCGAGCGATGTCATTGGCTTGATTTTTGAGTTCGACTAATTGAACTTCAGTAATAAAGTTGAGTTTTTGTGCAATAAACAGTTGTGAAACGACTTCCATGAGTGACGCATAGGCAATTTCGATAAACCTGATGTATTCCTTATTGGATGGTCGCCCATTTCCTTCCGCAATATTCGAAGAGACAGAAACCACTGCCCTTCGAATTTGACTTGTTAAACCATATATTTCTCGCTGTGGAAAATTAGCTGAAACCTTGTAAACCGCTTCCGCTAATTCAATGGCCTTATGCCAGACATCAAGTTTTTCAAATCGAAACTGTGACATGTCAACCCTTTCAACACTGGCCACTAGCCACTCATCACTGGCCACTCCCTACCCTGATTTCGTCCAAAATCGCCGCATTGCTGCCGTCGATTGGTTTTTGTTCGGGATGAAATGGGGCAGAGGCTTCCGGCCCTTCGGCGATGGCGACGATGGTTCCGTTGCCAGCTCCGAATTCGTCGTAGATCACGAAAGATTCCTCGCGTTCGTCCGACGTTCCTTTCAAATTCTCCAGTGTCAACGGCACGACCATCCGGTACGAACCACCCTTCAAGGAAGGATGCCAGGTCGAGAGGGTCACTTTGCCGATAATTTCGCCGATTCTCATAATGTGTTCTCCGTTATGAGATGATGAAAAATCTGGCGGTATTCCATATAACTCAGTCCGCTGGCTGGAAGACAAATCACGTTGGCTTTCACTTCCGAAATCGCCGGTAAATCGGCAGCACGTGAAATGACGACGCCGCGAACCTGTTCACTACGATTCACTTCACAGCAAGCAGTAGCCGCTTTGTCGGAAAAAATGATATAGCCACGTTTGTTTCCCCGAGCCACTTCCTGACGAACTAACTTGACGGCTGCGGAAGTGGAATCACTCAACTCCTGCGACCAGCGACCGTTTGATGATTTCTCTAAATTCTGCAGACAACTTTTTAACATTTCTGAGGCTGAGACGACGAGCCCATGCCATCCGTTTTGTGTTGTTTCACTTTTTGATGTCTGATTCTGTGTTGTCTTCGAATCAATGGATTCGACTGTGATGTTCTTCTCTCGCAGATAATCTCTGGCAGCCGGTGTAATGATTGCTTTCGGTGAGATTCTAACCGTCTTGTTTGCGCCAACATTTTCCGCCAGCAAATCAGCCGTCACAACAGCTGACAGAATCACGGCAACTTTATTCAACTTGGGTTGACTGACTGGTTCGATCGCTGACATCAACGGACGATCCTCGCGCCGCCGCAATTGCTGCAGCACGCTTTGGACAATTCCATCAATATCAATCTGATCCAGGTTCATAAGATTAATTAGTCTTGTATTCCAATAATCGCATACCGCACAGGAGAAGCCTCACTTTTCATCATCTCCTTCACAGCTGCTCCGTCTGTTGTCAACATCACAGTATCCCCAACCCCTGCTCCCAAATTGTCGATCGCCAGCAACGGAAACCCATCCGGCGATCCATCCACCATCAAAGGCTGCACCACCAGCATCCGCCACCCGGTCATAGCCGGGTACTTCACGGTTGCAGTCGCATTTCCATGTACGGTGGCAAGTTGCATTGGGTCTAGAGTCCTAAGACTTGGGTCTAGGGGGGTGTTTTGTTTATTCGTTGAAGGGGCCTTAAACAATCCGTAAATCGTCGACCATTACGCAGCGTCGCTGACGAGTGAACGTCATTGGATTCGTCACTCCTTCACCTGTCGGTGTTGCGATACTGAAGGACAGATATCCTTCTCCACCGAGGCCTAAGCCGGCTGGTGAGGGTCCGTTTTTGATGAACAGAGTTGTGTCCATGCGTCGTCCCATGGTGGACATTGTTCTAACGTTGCGTGAGTGAATCAGGCTGGTGTGTCGGAAGCCATGTTCGTATTTTTCGCACAGGTCGATACCGTGATCGGCATTGCGGCAGCGGACGATTGGAACGAAGGGCATCATCTGTTCTTCAGGGACAAACGGGTTCTGCTCATCCGTTTCGCCAAACAGAAGTGGCGTAGATTCCGGCAACGACATCCCTGCATGTTTGGCCAGTACAGAGGCATGTTGTCCGACGAGGTCCCGATTCAGATGCCAGTGATCGTCTTTGTTTTCTGGTGGGCTGAAGGCGGCTTTGGTGAGTTGATCGATTTGGCTCGAATTCATACGAGCAGCTCCGGCTCGATCCATCGCAGCCATGAATTCATTGAATACGGACTCGACAACGAAAACTTCTTTCTCGCCGATGCAGAGCAGATTGTTATCGTATCCACCACCCGCGATGATCGAGCGAGCGGCATTATCGAGGTCAGCAGTTTCGTCGACAAGAACTGGAGGATTCCCCGGCCCGGCGACAATCGCTTTCTTTCTGCTGGCCATCGCAGCTCGGGCAACGCCAGGTCCGCCAGTGACACACAAGACTTTTACATCACGATGCTGAAAAATTCGCTCAGCTGATTCCAATGTTGGCTCAGAAACAATCGTGACCACATTCTGCAAACCGGTTGCGGCATAAATGGCCCGGTTGAAACGTCGCACACCTTCGCAAGCGATTTTCTTACCGCTCGGGTGAGGATTGACGACCATGGAGTTTCCAGAGGCGACCATATTAATGACGTTACCAGCCAAAGTTGGCAGGGAGTGAGTGACGGGAGTAATCGCACCAATGACGCCGAAGGGAGCGTATTCAACAATCATCAAACCATGATCGCCGCTCATCGCATCGG from Rubinisphaera italica includes the following:
- a CDS encoding SLBB domain-containing protein, whose amino-acid sequence is MIVTGQIMKSMRFCGYFFAFLIGAFSVTICQAAPKIIQFDSPKSSQVTSPTVAIIGAVNEPGTYQLQSRTLTLADMVTQAGGLTETAGQKVQIVRGGRAGIVLFYQSQMDYTLRAGDVVIIAEGSPSRAKVISYDHENTNGKSTANSLVVRATHHQPATRKSNYGHIVLVGLQDHAVVMPLWKPELTTDELLTTWLKQPAEVAQGVQLIAGPRSRGEVNELSDGMVLQVPSKLVNGNSLPRLPSILGEPNNPEAKSEKSANDYQPETQNQNRWLKDNGISTDLQPVPITQNAPAKIVSEPEPLASVPEFSLPTLMQSVQPNPENNMQAMRPELRIDSPLQDPTMGMMVIPQSSAPVAAGMSSQSNTKESRISYQPESGQSVDGVSSVPSFETSFDSFVNESFLGENTSESLLSPVSNEEIHLAAANEVIPNPIDVNEPNQSSFIGLIAGGIVIVGVFTVIFASVKTHLEQPEFTSDDELEKEPVVKTRDVKPLVKSPVVESQRQTTPIAPSEEEALLQALTEDRLPTIEERVLMPREMKFFGKPHLHYEFRVDAAHEIPKPHIQTPKVNAESKPKIGSGPTFRITREDVQWQGQVGMEHTSSDFFQQTTPNLR
- a CDS encoding malate dehydrogenase, whose protein sequence is MKVSIIGGGGLVGSCAAFALQGGGIVREIALVDVNQDLVEGQALDLIHGATFMADQKITSGGPEASRDADVIVITAGLRRKPEESRLDLINRNVALFRNILADLKRVGTKKDAIVFVVSNPVDVLTFLALQELGLPPHQVIGLGTVLDTSRLRGMMAHRLDVPATQVQTLILGEHGDSMVPIWSAAQIAGLPLDKWPGVSSTLIAEVEKKTRGSGAEVIKKKGGAGFAVGVSIAEVVHSIALDKQRILPISSLQNGAYGLRDVSISVPTVVGRAGVLGHVEIDLWPKERMGLQNSANVLRGTIDTVLKSIS
- a CDS encoding class II aldolase/adducin family protein, translated to MENRWNSGINDRKLKEQICEIGRRVYNKGFAAANDGNISIRVGENEVLCSPTMICKGFMEPDDICAVDLDGNQLAGKRKRTSEILLHLAIMKERPDVKAVVHCHPPHATAFAVTREPIPQCILPEVEVFMGEVPMAPYETPGGLEFAETVVPFLKATNTIILNNHGTVSFGKDLQEAYWKTEILDAYCRILILSKQLGGVTYLNEQKSRELIDLKKKLGFDDPRFHSEDCDLCGNSAFRDGYKENMPQQKSFEKAPSYPGYLQKPAYEQNGQACSMNNNNGQIDTDQLVKMITEQVMAALGK
- a CDS encoding four helix bundle protein; protein product: MASDEWLVASVERVDMSQFRFEKLDVWHKAIELAEAVYKVSANFPQREIYGLTSQIRRAVVSVSSNIAEGNGRPSNKEYIRFIEIAYASLMEVVSQLFIAQKLNFITEVQLVELKNQANDIARMLSGLRRSLQDR
- a CDS encoding EutN/CcmL family microcompartment protein → MRIGEIIGKVTLSTWHPSLKGGSYRMVVPLTLENLKGTSDEREESFVIYDEFGAGNGTIVAIAEGPEASAPFHPEQKPIDGSNAAILDEIRVGSGQ
- a CDS encoding EutN/CcmL family microcompartment protein; amino-acid sequence: MQLATVHGNATATVKYPAMTGWRMLVVQPLMVDGSPDGFPLLAIDNLGAGVGDTVMLTTDGAAVKEMMKSEASPVRYAIIGIQD
- a CDS encoding aldehyde dehydrogenase family protein; the encoded protein is MQSTEDTIRSVVQEVLAELQKKNNGTSVPKRERQDGDWGVFADTDQAIAAANEGFAGLREASMEDRAKIVEIVKRICFEQSEELGKLELQETKVGRLEHKIEKLQIIKKVPGTEWMKTDAMSGDHGLMIVEYAPFGVIGAITPVTHSLPTLAGNVINMVASGNSMVVNPHPSGKKIACEGVRRFNRAIYAATGLQNVVTIVSEPTLESAERIFQHRDVKVLCVTGGPGVARAAMASRKKAIVAGPGNPPVLVDETADLDNAARSIIAGGGYDNNLLCIGEKEVFVVESVFNEFMAAMDRAGAARMNSSQIDQLTKAAFSPPENKDDHWHLNRDLVGQHASVLAKHAGMSLPESTPLLFGETDEQNPFVPEEQMMPFVPIVRCRNADHGIDLCEKYEHGFRHTSLIHSRNVRTMSTMGRRMDTTLFIKNGPSPAGLGLGGEGYLSFSIATPTGEGVTNPMTFTRQRRCVMVDDLRIV